The following are encoded together in the Euwallacea fornicatus isolate EFF26 chromosome 11, ASM4011564v1, whole genome shotgun sequence genome:
- the cbt gene encoding uncharacterized protein cbt, whose protein sequence is MEINKEASRLVLSPPCTPPLKAVASDDDTSQSSTIYQLHQFLGQKRPVCTAFPPTPQPSDSESEEHDIPLKKRFVRASLSPPPQIATPPPESVQRTVSVIMKANNDGTCISLPLHQKGTDTEHVNILKSIKFKMGNRKESIVASQKITDKETGNAPKPVAKVITAANILPALAPKVMANVAQPQTFFLSPDGTMVPTQLVLLAPPQQPQRRRIYECQYEGCGKNYFKSSHLKAHNRTHTGEKPFVCQWPECARRFSRSDELSRHKRTHTGEKKFQCDVCQRRFMRSDHLAKHVKRHAKDRIGTPKVNVVPLLRKLQPAPLAAY, encoded by the exons ATGGAAATCAACAAAGAGGCGAGCCGTTTGGTGCTTTCGCCCCCGTGCACACCCCCACTGAAAGct GTGGCCTCAGACGATGACACCAGCCAATCCTCCACCATTTACCAGCTGCACCAGTTTCTGGGTCAGAAGCGTCCTGTCTGCACTGCTTTTCCCCCGACACCCCAGCCCTCTGATTCTGAGAGCGAAGAGCACGatattcctttaaaaaaacgtttcgTCCGAGCCTCCTTATCGCCACCACCTCAAATCGCCACTCCCCCCCCTGAGAGCGTACAGAGAACCGTTTCAGTGATCATGAAGGCCAACAATGATGGTACCTGCATTTCTTTACCACTTCATCAAAAGGGAACCGACACTGAGCACGtaaacatcttaaagagcATCAAGTTCAAAATGGGGAATAGGAAGGAGTCCATTGTTGCCAGTCAGAAGATTACCGACAAAGAAACTGGCAATGCACCGAAACCTGTGGCAAAAGTAATTACTGCCGCCAATATTCTGCCAGCACTAGCACCTAAAGTGATGGCCAATGTCGCCCAGCCTCAAACCTTCTTTCTCTCACCTGATGGCACCATGGTGCCCACTCAGTTAGTCCTACTGGCCCCTCCTCAGCAGCCACAAAGAAGACGCATTTATGAGTGCCAATACGAGGGCTGTGGCAAAAACTACTTTAAATCTTCCCATTTGAAGGCTCATAACAGGACTCATACAGGGGAGAAACCTTTTGTTTGCCAATGGCCTGAATGTGCGAGGAGGTTTTCCAGGTCAGATGAACTCTCCAGGCACAAAAGGACTCACACCGGAGAGAAGAAATTTCAATGTGATGTGTGCCAGAGGAGGTTTATGCGATCAGACCACCTGGCGAAGCACGTTAAAAGACATGCTAAAGACAGGATAGGGACGCCGAAAGTTAATGTCGTTCCGCTTTTGAGAAAATTGCAGCCAGCACCTTTGGCGGCCTACTGA